A single genomic interval of Saccharospirillum mangrovi harbors:
- a CDS encoding peptidylprolyl isomerase, with the protein MPRLTALTLFAALALPLTGLAQAAELLDRVVAVANEDIVTANELSQRTEEIRQRYQGNPQVLPPDAQLQRQVLDSLILERLQLQLAGKMNLNITDSQVNDAINTMARQRNMTLDNFVAAVEASGESYDEVRRQVRRELTMNQVRRRYVGSEINVTDGEISRYLDTLAGQSMQDVKFELLYRRYELSERADAEAQLAELEVGAQLSANSGARNLGLRPVNELPSVFRTVVPVLALNEAVLIENGGALHLAQLIDKTDRQAVQVEQYQVRHILVQPNALLNADQAQALLESLRQRIANGESMASLADQFTDDLGTKGKGGALGWRQPEEFVPAFASQVRQMPLNEVSPVFESNFGYHILRVEDQRTTDVSLDVLRQQVRDSLMQRKYEEALQRWLVELRAQSFVEVRL; encoded by the coding sequence GTGCCCAGATTGACCGCCCTGACCCTATTTGCCGCCCTCGCTCTGCCGTTGACTGGGCTGGCCCAGGCCGCCGAATTGCTCGACCGCGTTGTCGCCGTGGCGAACGAAGACATCGTCACCGCCAACGAACTGAGCCAGCGCACCGAAGAAATTCGCCAGCGCTATCAGGGCAACCCGCAGGTATTGCCGCCCGATGCGCAACTGCAACGCCAGGTGCTCGATTCGCTGATTCTGGAACGGCTGCAACTGCAACTGGCCGGCAAGATGAACCTCAACATCACCGACAGCCAGGTCAACGACGCCATCAACACCATGGCGCGCCAACGCAACATGACGCTGGATAACTTCGTCGCCGCCGTCGAAGCCAGTGGCGAAAGCTACGACGAAGTGCGCCGTCAGGTACGCCGCGAACTCACCATGAATCAGGTTCGGCGGCGCTACGTCGGCTCGGAAATCAACGTCACCGATGGCGAAATCTCCCGCTACCTCGACACCCTGGCCGGCCAGTCGATGCAGGACGTGAAATTCGAATTGCTGTACCGCCGCTACGAACTGAGCGAACGCGCCGACGCCGAAGCGCAACTGGCCGAACTCGAAGTCGGCGCACAGTTAAGCGCCAACAGCGGCGCCCGCAACCTCGGCCTGCGCCCGGTCAACGAACTGCCAAGCGTGTTCCGCACCGTCGTGCCGGTACTGGCGCTGAACGAAGCGGTGCTGATTGAAAACGGCGGCGCCTTACACCTGGCGCAACTGATCGACAAAACCGACCGCCAGGCGGTGCAGGTTGAGCAATATCAGGTGCGGCACATTCTGGTGCAGCCGAACGCCCTGCTGAACGCCGACCAGGCGCAAGCACTGCTGGAAAGCCTGCGCCAACGCATCGCCAACGGCGAAAGCATGGCCAGCCTCGCTGACCAGTTCACTGACGACTTAGGCACCAAAGGCAAAGGCGGCGCACTCGGCTGGCGTCAGCCGGAAGAATTTGTACCGGCCTTCGCCAGCCAGGTTCGACAAATGCCGCTGAACGAAGTCAGCCCGGTGTTCGAATCCAACTTTGGCTATCACATTCTGCGCGTCGAAGATCAACGCACCACAGACGTCAGTCTGGACGTGCTGCGCCAGCAAGTGCGCGATTCGCTGATGCAACGCAAATACGAAGAAGCGCTGCAACGCTGGCTGGTGGAACTGCGCGCCCAAAGTTTTGTTGAGGTACGGCTGTGA
- the pdxA gene encoding 4-hydroxythreonine-4-phosphate dehydrogenase PdxA, with amino-acid sequence MSTLPLAVTPGEPAGIGPDLVLKQALAEHSQPWFAIADPDLLRERAQLLTLDVRIETINNIDTLGPHQPGVLPVWPVALNVPCEPGQLDARNAHYVLKTLDVAIEFGLAGRVALVTGPVHKGIINDAGIAFTGHTEYLQTHSNADQVVMMLATEGLRVALVTTHLPLAQVPAAITPKRLHSIATVLHQSLQRDFGCAEPRILVCGLNPHAGEGGHLGHEEIDVIEPELAKLRAQGWHFDGPLPADTLFQPHYLDNADAVLAMYHDQGLPVLKFKGFGAAVNITLGLPFVRTSVDHGTALDLAGSGNASDGSLAVALKTAATMAQHQLQHRNSHA; translated from the coding sequence GTGAGCACGCTGCCGCTGGCCGTCACACCCGGCGAACCGGCTGGCATCGGTCCGGACCTGGTGTTGAAACAGGCGTTGGCGGAACACAGCCAGCCCTGGTTCGCCATCGCCGATCCGGATTTACTGCGCGAGCGCGCGCAACTGTTAACGCTCGACGTACGCATCGAAACGATCAACAACATCGACACACTTGGCCCGCACCAGCCGGGCGTGCTACCGGTCTGGCCGGTCGCCTTGAACGTGCCGTGCGAACCCGGCCAGCTTGACGCTCGCAACGCCCACTATGTGTTAAAAACGCTCGACGTCGCGATAGAATTCGGCCTCGCCGGCCGCGTCGCCCTGGTCACCGGGCCGGTGCACAAAGGCATCATCAACGACGCCGGCATCGCCTTTACCGGCCACACCGAATACCTGCAAACGCACAGCAACGCCGACCAAGTCGTGATGATGCTCGCCACCGAAGGCTTGCGCGTCGCGCTGGTGACCACCCACTTACCGCTGGCGCAAGTGCCGGCGGCAATCACGCCCAAACGCCTGCACAGCATTGCCACCGTGTTGCACCAATCGCTGCAACGCGATTTCGGCTGCGCCGAGCCGCGCATCCTGGTGTGTGGTCTAAACCCGCACGCCGGCGAAGGCGGCCATCTGGGCCACGAAGAAATCGACGTCATTGAACCGGAACTGGCAAAGCTGCGCGCCCAAGGCTGGCACTTCGACGGCCCGCTGCCAGCCGACACTCTGTTCCAACCGCACTATCTCGACAACGCCGACGCCGTGCTCGCCATGTACCACGACCAGGGCTTGCCGGTATTAAAATTCAAAGGTTTCGGCGCAGCGGTAAACATCACGTTGGGTTTGCCATTCGTGCGCACCTCGGTCGATCACGGCACCGCGCTCGATCTGGCTGGCAGCGGCAACGCCAGCGACGGCTCGCTCGCCGTGGCATTGAAAACGGCCGCCACCATGGCACAGCACCAGTTACAACATCGGAATTCACATGCATAA
- the rsmA gene encoding 16S rRNA (adenine(1518)-N(6)/adenine(1519)-N(6))-dimethyltransferase RsmA, with amino-acid sequence MHKARKRFGQNFLHDSRIIDRIVASIAPKPGQRVVEIGPGRGALTEPLLAATDGDLDIIELDRDLIPILRAQFFNAKNLRIHEADALRYDYGQLIQGDEKLRLVGNLPYNISTPLMFHLLNWAGQIRDMHFMLQKEVVERLCAAPGDSAYGRLGIMMQYHCEARYLFTVPPGSFQPAPKVDSAIVRLTPRAEPKVAADSVDMLSTVVRTAFSQRRKTLRNNLKPLIDAADIEALGLNPGARAENLAITDFVHIANALHRKENA; translated from the coding sequence ATGCATAAAGCGCGTAAACGTTTCGGGCAGAATTTTCTGCACGACAGCCGCATTATCGATCGCATCGTCGCCAGCATTGCGCCCAAACCGGGCCAGCGAGTAGTGGAAATCGGCCCCGGCCGTGGCGCCCTGACCGAACCCTTACTGGCAGCCACCGACGGCGATTTAGACATCATCGAACTCGACCGCGATTTAATTCCCATCCTGCGCGCGCAATTTTTTAACGCCAAAAACCTGCGCATTCACGAAGCCGACGCCCTGCGTTACGACTACGGCCAACTGATTCAGGGCGACGAAAAACTGCGCCTGGTCGGCAACCTGCCGTACAACATTTCTACGCCGTTGATGTTTCATTTATTGAACTGGGCCGGGCAAATTCGCGACATGCATTTCATGTTGCAAAAGGAAGTGGTCGAACGCCTGTGTGCCGCGCCGGGCGATAGCGCTTACGGCCGACTCGGCATCATGATGCAGTACCACTGCGAAGCGCGGTATCTGTTCACCGTGCCGCCGGGTTCGTTTCAACCGGCACCGAAAGTCGATTCCGCCATTGTGCGATTAACGCCACGCGCCGAGCCGAAAGTGGCCGCCGACAGTGTAGATATGTTGAGCACCGTGGTGCGCACAGCCTTCAGTCAGCGCCGCAAAACCTTGCGCAATAACTTGAAACCGCTGATCGACGCGGCCGACATCGAAGCACTCGGATTAAACCCCGGCGCACGCGCAGAAAACCTCGCCATTACCGACTTTGTGCACATCGCCAACGCCCTGCATCGCAAGGAGAACGCATGA
- a CDS encoding symmetrical bis(5'-nucleosyl)-tetraphosphatase, whose protein sequence is MTLYAVGDLQGCRTPLELLLETVGFDTSVDKLWLTGDLVNRGDDSLGCLRLVHSLGDAAETVLGNHDLHLLALALSQQPMKSNPDLDRILNADDCFELMEWLRTRPLLLHDAERRLLMTHAGIPPIWSDTDAQLHAKELESLFADRPRFLGFLSDMYGDKPDVWSDDLTGIARYRYLTNAFTRMRFCGPDGKLEFKHKEDPDDAPLGMRPWFDWPVKREHTVLFGHWAALMGRTGNDDYVALDTGYVWNNYLTLMNLDTGERLHCDTAGIVFSV, encoded by the coding sequence ATGACGCTGTACGCCGTCGGCGACCTCCAGGGTTGCCGCACCCCGCTGGAACTCTTACTGGAAACCGTCGGCTTCGACACCAGCGTCGACAAACTCTGGCTGACCGGCGATTTGGTGAATCGCGGTGACGATTCGCTCGGTTGTCTGCGCCTGGTGCATTCGCTGGGCGACGCCGCCGAAACGGTGTTGGGCAATCACGATCTGCATTTATTGGCGCTGGCACTGAGCCAGCAACCGATGAAAAGCAACCCCGATCTCGACCGTATATTAAATGCCGACGATTGCTTTGAACTGATGGAATGGCTGCGCACCCGGCCGCTGTTATTGCACGACGCCGAACGCCGCTTGCTGATGACGCACGCCGGCATTCCGCCCATCTGGAGCGATACCGACGCCCAATTGCACGCCAAAGAACTGGAAAGCCTGTTCGCCGACCGGCCGCGTTTTCTCGGCTTTTTAAGCGACATGTACGGCGACAAACCCGACGTCTGGAGCGACGACTTAACCGGCATTGCCCGCTACCGCTACCTGACCAACGCCTTCACCCGCATGCGCTTTTGCGGCCCGGACGGCAAGCTGGAATTCAAACACAAAGAAGACCCGGACGACGCCCCCCTTGGCATGCGGCCCTGGTTCGACTGGCCGGTGAAACGCGAACACACGGTGTTGTTCGGCCACTGGGCCGCGCTGATGGGCCGCACCGGCAACGACGATTACGTCGCCCTCGATACCGGCTACGTCTGGAACAATTATCTAACGCTGATGAATCTGGACACCGGCGAGCGGCTGCATTGCGATACGGCTGGTATTGTTTTTTCGGTGTGA
- a CDS encoding tetratricopeptide repeat protein — protein MKNRFIQSLLATLPITCLLLNSNAEELVFNQGTELSDAQSAGAQCSARILPNGDVEVVLGSQERILHSEEKYRLPEVVRVEARCDVDRYLVGIVRGATGNTTDYIYQVFDLQYRLVKEYNIVHHRDFFAGYGGFMLGDMSFSNFEYLNIPNQPLDLIYEFFVYPDLGPTIDSFYESVKNSYNENDAEYLSLASDRLVIDELLWITSIDRSNVSKYNDIGYYFERSGLFNEAVYLLEKVIEKFPNRTVAYINLGDAYWGLGEIENAKQAYRSYIALMRDAGRESRIPEFVLSRVEE, from the coding sequence ATGAAAAACCGATTCATTCAATCACTATTGGCAACCTTGCCGATCACTTGTCTGTTGTTGAACAGCAATGCAGAAGAACTGGTTTTCAATCAAGGCACTGAACTTTCAGACGCTCAATCCGCAGGTGCCCAATGTAGCGCAAGAATACTGCCGAATGGGGACGTCGAAGTCGTGCTAGGGTCTCAGGAAAGGATATTGCACAGCGAAGAAAAGTATCGTCTTCCGGAAGTGGTTAGGGTCGAGGCTCGTTGCGATGTAGATAGGTACTTGGTGGGTATTGTTAGGGGGGCTACGGGCAATACTACAGATTACATATATCAGGTATTTGATCTCCAGTATCGCTTGGTAAAGGAATATAACATTGTTCACCATCGGGACTTTTTTGCTGGTTATGGCGGTTTTATGTTGGGTGATATGTCCTTTTCTAATTTTGAATATCTAAACATTCCCAATCAGCCTCTTGATTTGATATATGAATTTTTTGTTTACCCAGATTTAGGGCCTACAATTGACTCATTCTACGAGTCGGTAAAAAACTCATACAATGAAAATGACGCTGAGTACTTGTCCCTTGCATCCGACAGGTTGGTAATTGATGAACTCCTATGGATCACTTCCATAGATCGCAGCAACGTATCGAAATACAACGACATTGGTTACTACTTCGAACGATCCGGTTTGTTCAATGAGGCCGTATATCTTTTGGAGAAAGTGATCGAGAAATTCCCAAACCGTACAGTGGCTTACATTAATTTAGGTGACGCTTATTGGGGTTTGGGCGAAATCGAAAATGCGAAGCAGGCCTATCGGAGTTATATCGCATTGATGCGGGACGCCGGCAGGGAATCCCGTATCCCCGAATTCGTGTTAAGCCGGGTTGAGGAATAG
- a CDS encoding flagellar assembly protein T N-terminal domain-containing protein, with the protein MLKGITEQSFLRWMMAALMVAGFSLSGAHAEGFSNDGLVLVDAEGEAEIQFNDLNSARIRALRQAIESASIQVSAQVHSTQVMENGNLTVDYLRVNSAARVTDIQIMSEGRVGNVYQVSITARVSSDEVCANVMANHYRKTVAVTGFPMDHPEQSTMGHLGSVDRELAAYLVNGFGGMAGIRALNANAMTLYPNSDSAPTQLSPRMTLTSAVEAAKTLGAQFVISGAIRELSMEDPYAPQPRAWDGMLSRVGFEKPERTRHFVFDVFVHDGYSGALVFQSRYSTYGEWNEPRNAPVGFATGRFFSTDYGQQVKILLDQAVEDIQKTIQCQPFMAAISQVNGQRIFVDTGASSGLRPGDFLSVYRTSQHFDRQGDTFWQLSDTRLVAEVKQVQPHFAIAELAIGSERLNLQMDDVVMAW; encoded by the coding sequence ATGTTGAAAGGCATCACTGAGCAAAGTTTCCTGCGCTGGATGATGGCTGCCCTGATGGTTGCTGGGTTCAGTCTGAGTGGGGCGCACGCCGAGGGTTTCAGCAACGACGGCCTGGTGTTGGTCGATGCCGAAGGCGAAGCGGAGATTCAATTCAACGACCTCAACAGCGCCCGCATTCGCGCTCTGCGTCAGGCCATTGAAAGCGCCTCCATTCAGGTCAGCGCTCAGGTGCATTCCACCCAGGTGATGGAGAACGGTAACTTGACCGTCGATTACCTGCGCGTGAACAGCGCCGCCCGCGTCACCGATATTCAGATTATGAGCGAAGGCCGGGTTGGCAACGTCTATCAGGTGTCGATCACCGCACGGGTATCGTCCGACGAAGTGTGCGCCAACGTGATGGCTAACCATTACCGCAAAACCGTCGCCGTCACCGGCTTCCCGATGGACCACCCGGAGCAGTCCACCATGGGCCATCTGGGTTCGGTAGACCGTGAACTGGCGGCGTATTTAGTGAACGGTTTCGGCGGCATGGCCGGCATCCGCGCACTGAACGCGAACGCCATGACGCTCTACCCGAACAGCGACAGCGCACCAACCCAACTTTCTCCGCGCATGACGTTGACCAGCGCCGTCGAAGCGGCCAAAACCCTGGGCGCCCAGTTTGTGATTTCCGGTGCCATCCGTGAGCTGTCGATGGAAGACCCGTACGCGCCACAACCGCGCGCCTGGGACGGCATGCTCAGCCGCGTCGGTTTTGAAAAACCCGAACGCACCCGCCACTTTGTGTTCGATGTGTTCGTGCACGATGGCTATTCCGGTGCGCTGGTCTTCCAAAGCCGCTACAGCACCTACGGCGAATGGAACGAACCGCGTAACGCGCCAGTCGGTTTTGCCACCGGCCGGTTCTTCAGCACCGATTACGGCCAGCAAGTCAAAATCCTGCTCGACCAGGCGGTAGAAGACATTCAGAAAACCATTCAATGCCAACCCTTTATGGCGGCGATCAGCCAGGTAAACGGTCAACGAATTTTCGTTGATACCGGCGCCAGCAGCGGTTTGCGCCCGGGCGATTTTCTGAGCGTGTATCGCACCAGCCAGCATTTCGACCGCCAGGGCGATACCTTCTGGCAACTGAGCGACACCCGCCTGGTCGCCGAAGTGAAACAGGTACAGCCGCACTTCGCCATTGCCGAACTGGCGATTGGCAGCGAACGTTTGAACCTGCAAATGGATGATGTCGTGATGGCGTGGTGA
- a CDS encoding LPP20 family lipoprotein encodes MQAKTMRQLISLATLSLLLSGCGMFGGGGPSQEEQVAAIVSEVRQINEKLPPMEPMVLRASGYGAINPNSAGLTEVQQRLIARRASKLDAYRTMAERVYGTQIIGTSTVEDMVVQSDRYRAFVDTQIMGARVIYQEMLSDGSYETMVEMVIDEGFRNCLATRANGRQNASCAADMIHDIDAITRSQLSRQGVESNESGLYFIE; translated from the coding sequence ATGCAAGCCAAAACTATGCGCCAGCTGATCAGTCTGGCGACCCTGTCCCTGCTGCTGAGTGGATGCGGCATGTTCGGCGGTGGTGGACCGAGCCAGGAAGAACAGGTCGCGGCCATCGTGTCGGAAGTGCGACAGATCAATGAGAAATTGCCGCCGATGGAACCCATGGTGTTGCGGGCTTCCGGTTACGGCGCCATCAACCCGAACTCTGCCGGTCTGACTGAAGTTCAGCAGCGTCTGATTGCGCGTCGCGCCTCCAAGCTGGATGCCTACCGCACCATGGCGGAACGCGTTTACGGCACGCAGATCATCGGTACGTCCACCGTGGAAGACATGGTGGTGCAGAGCGATCGGTACCGGGCGTTTGTCGATACTCAAATTATGGGTGCGCGGGTGATTTACCAGGAAATGTTGTCGGACGGCAGCTACGAAACCATGGTTGAAATGGTTATCGACGAAGGCTTCCGCAACTGTCTGGCGACGCGTGCCAATGGCCGTCAAAACGCCAGCTGTGCCGCTGACATGATTCACGACATCGACGCCATTACCCGCAGCCAATTGAGCCGCCAGGGCGTTGAGTCGAACGAATCCGGCCTGTACTTCATCGAGTAA
- the traF gene encoding conjugal transfer protein TraF gives MQRSLLALAILTAGTASATPFTGNDTRSSAMGNTGVASADSFAASQFNPALLSAYEDNVDFGLQLPSIMFSIDDGYGFIKAVNVAQNFENTDTDAILREVGELPDAVAATSDAADEFNDGIDAGELDAYNEANQALDDKIDTIQSELRNLEVAVDDTNDSMSTLPDKPLALLGSIGTAIAIPRSGLGLALHLNTSANVGMRANIADDDLNTLELAVDDTLGYTDEADQLTTLSAEVSAAAEVLSGFNEAGDPCSGTIAYQNAYNDFLIAQANLEAESNGTTINLDSTGGDPGDLCSGTHDADYDGNNVSTYTSVNGFYVNGEFDSTATDGFGENSTVTILGANVIELGVSAAREFTYMGQTFSVGVTPKLQSLQIFEDTIAFDEAGNFDTSTLSQNTTTAFTGNLDIGVAKNWYNIWGGQVRAGLAVKDLIPQTFESASGRELSMGPKARIGAAHETRFSTVALDLDLTENEPLGYGVTTRYIGLGGELDAFNWMKVRAGYRNNLSVDDSHVITTGLGFTPFGTGLDLTAWFSPASFDEWEDIVRDAGFATQFSMNW, from the coding sequence ATGCAACGAAGTCTGCTTGCGCTGGCCATATTGACGGCCGGAACAGCCTCAGCCACCCCCTTTACCGGAAACGACACCCGCTCCAGTGCCATGGGCAACACCGGTGTCGCCTCCGCTGATTCCTTCGCCGCCAGCCAGTTCAACCCGGCGTTGTTGTCGGCTTACGAAGATAACGTCGACTTCGGTTTGCAACTGCCGAGCATCATGTTTTCGATTGATGATGGGTATGGGTTTATTAAGGCAGTGAATGTTGCGCAGAATTTCGAGAATACGGATACCGATGCCATTCTGAGGGAAGTGGGTGAATTGCCGGATGCTGTTGCAGCAACTTCGGACGCCGCCGATGAATTTAATGACGGTATTGATGCTGGTGAACTTGATGCCTACAACGAAGCTAACCAGGCACTGGACGATAAAATCGACACCATCCAAAGCGAACTCCGCAACCTGGAAGTGGCTGTAGATGACACCAACGACAGCATGTCTACCTTGCCAGATAAACCTTTAGCGCTCCTCGGCTCCATTGGCACCGCGATTGCAATTCCCCGTTCCGGGTTAGGTTTGGCACTTCACTTAAATACCAGCGCCAATGTAGGTATGCGGGCTAACATTGCCGATGATGATTTAAACACTCTGGAATTAGCCGTAGACGACACACTTGGCTATACCGATGAAGCAGACCAGTTGACTACATTATCGGCCGAAGTTTCTGCGGCGGCTGAAGTACTTTCGGGTTTTAACGAAGCTGGGGATCCATGTTCAGGTACCATCGCATATCAAAATGCTTACAACGACTTTTTAATTGCACAAGCCAACCTGGAAGCAGAATCCAATGGTACAACAATAAATCTGGACAGCACTGGTGGCGATCCTGGCGATCTTTGCTCTGGCACACACGATGCTGACTATGACGGCAATAACGTTTCGACCTACACAAGCGTTAACGGCTTCTACGTCAACGGCGAATTCGACAGTACAGCTACTGACGGATTTGGTGAAAACTCAACCGTCACCATCCTCGGCGCCAACGTTATCGAACTGGGTGTTTCCGCCGCTCGCGAATTCACCTACATGGGCCAGACATTCTCTGTTGGTGTCACGCCAAAACTGCAATCACTGCAAATTTTTGAAGACACCATTGCTTTCGATGAAGCCGGTAACTTCGACACCAGCACACTGAGCCAAAACACCACCACCGCCTTCACCGGCAACCTCGACATTGGTGTCGCCAAAAACTGGTACAACATCTGGGGTGGTCAGGTTCGCGCCGGCTTGGCAGTTAAAGACCTGATTCCGCAAACCTTCGAAAGCGCCTCCGGTCGTGAACTCTCCATGGGCCCGAAAGCCCGTATTGGTGCAGCACACGAAACCCGTTTCAGCACCGTCGCGCTGGACCTGGACCTGACTGAAAACGAACCGCTGGGTTACGGCGTTACTACCCGCTACATTGGCCTGGGCGGCGAACTCGACGCCTTCAACTGGATGAAAGTCCGCGCCGGTTACCGCAACAACCTGAGCGTTGACGACAGCCACGTCATCACCACCGGCCTCGGCTTCACACCGTTCGGTACCGGCCTCGACCTGACCGCCTGGTTCAGCCCGGCCTCATTCGACGAATGGGAAGACATCGTCCGCGACGCTGGTTTTGCTACTCAGTTCTCTATGAACTGGTAA
- a CDS encoding multifunctional CCA addition/repair protein codes for MQTYLVGGAVRDELLGLAVKDRDWVVVGARPEELEAEGFQRVGADFPVFLHPRSKEEYALARTERKSGHGYTGFEVQFDPSVTLEDDLLRRDLTINAIAKSDTGELIDPYGGLADIKARQLRHVSPAFREDPLRVLRVARFAARFAHLGFEVAHETRELMRAMVADGELKFLVHERVWQEMSRALLEPNPEYFFRELRACGALKIILPEFDALFGVPQTMRWHPEIDTGIHTLKALQIAVTLSDSLEVRLATLCHDFGKGLTDPKHWPSHRGHEDLGANAIAALAAERKWPKKPARLAELTARYHTHCHKIGELKAATIVKTLEAFGAFRAPETFEHFLLACEADARGRSGLEQQPYPEADQFRDCLNACLAVKPADLMAQGYAGAQLGEAIHRARVNAVKDVQTGWN; via the coding sequence ATGCAAACCTATCTGGTCGGCGGCGCGGTACGCGATGAACTTTTAGGCCTGGCGGTGAAAGACCGCGACTGGGTTGTTGTTGGCGCGCGTCCGGAAGAACTGGAGGCCGAAGGGTTCCAACGCGTCGGCGCCGACTTCCCGGTGTTTTTGCACCCGCGCAGCAAAGAGGAATACGCGCTCGCGCGCACCGAGCGAAAGTCCGGCCACGGCTATACCGGCTTTGAGGTTCAGTTCGACCCGAGCGTCACGCTTGAAGACGATCTGCTGCGCCGCGACCTCACCATCAACGCCATCGCCAAGAGCGACACCGGCGAGTTGATCGACCCCTACGGTGGCCTTGCCGACATCAAAGCACGACAACTGCGACACGTGTCGCCCGCTTTTCGTGAAGATCCACTGCGCGTGTTGCGCGTAGCCCGTTTCGCCGCGCGTTTTGCACATTTAGGTTTTGAAGTCGCCCATGAAACGCGTGAATTGATGCGCGCCATGGTGGCCGATGGCGAGTTGAAATTCCTGGTGCACGAACGCGTCTGGCAGGAAATGAGTCGCGCTTTATTAGAACCCAACCCAGAATATTTTTTCCGCGAACTGCGTGCCTGTGGCGCGTTGAAAATTATTCTGCCGGAATTCGATGCGTTGTTCGGCGTGCCACAAACGATGCGTTGGCACCCGGAAATCGACACCGGCATTCATACCCTGAAAGCGCTGCAAATCGCCGTTACCTTAAGTGACTCACTTGAGGTACGTTTGGCAACGCTGTGCCACGACTTTGGCAAAGGTTTAACCGATCCAAAACATTGGCCATCGCACCGCGGGCATGAAGACCTGGGCGCTAACGCCATCGCCGCCTTGGCCGCCGAGCGCAAGTGGCCGAAAAAGCCCGCACGCCTGGCCGAACTGACCGCGCGATACCACACCCACTGCCACAAAATCGGCGAATTAAAAGCGGCGACCATCGTCAAAACACTGGAAGCCTTTGGCGCCTTTCGCGCACCGGAAACCTTCGAACATTTCCTGCTCGCCTGCGAAGCCGATGCCCGCGGACGCTCCGGCTTGGAACAGCAACCCTACCCGGAGGCCGATCAATTTCGTGACTGTTTGAACGCTTGCCTCGCAGTCAAACCCGCCGACTTAATGGCCCAAGGTTACGCAGGCGCTCAACTCGGCGAAGCGATTCATCGCGCCCGAGTCAACGCCGTGAAGGACGTACAAACCGGATGGAACTGA
- a CDS encoding pteridine reductase → MELTLKLTPTNPAPVVLVTGGARRLGAQMARTFHQAGFRVLVHYRSSKTDADSLAKELNQQRPDSVQALSSELNTAETINDFAQQATKAFGRIDVLINNASAFFPTPFGDIDEEQLDLLLHTNLRLPILLTQALAPELSQRQGVVINLADIHALRPLANHPAYAATKAGLISATKSMALDLAPNIRANAIAPGAILLPESQGADYEQQLTARIPLGKLGEPKDLAEAALFLATAKYVTGQVLAVDGGRTVWQ, encoded by the coding sequence ATGGAACTGACGCTGAAGTTAACACCCACCAACCCGGCACCCGTCGTATTAGTTACCGGCGGCGCGCGCCGCCTTGGTGCGCAAATGGCGCGCACCTTTCACCAAGCCGGCTTTCGCGTGTTGGTGCATTATCGGTCGAGCAAAACCGACGCAGACTCTCTGGCCAAAGAACTCAACCAGCAACGCCCAGACAGCGTCCAAGCGCTTTCATCCGAATTAAACACCGCAGAGACCATTAACGACTTTGCACAACAAGCCACCAAAGCTTTCGGCCGCATCGATGTACTCATCAACAACGCTTCCGCCTTTTTCCCAACACCCTTTGGCGACATCGATGAAGAACAGCTCGACCTGCTGCTGCACACCAACCTGCGCTTACCGATTTTGCTCACCCAAGCACTGGCACCCGAACTCAGCCAACGCCAAGGCGTCGTCATCAACCTCGCCGACATCCATGCCCTGCGCCCACTCGCCAATCACCCCGCCTACGCCGCCACCAAAGCTGGCTTGATCAGCGCAACAAAATCCATGGCCTTAGACCTAGCGCCCAATATCCGCGCCAATGCCATCGCCCCCGGCGCCATTCTGTTACCGGAAAGCCAGGGAGCGGATTATGAGCAACAACTGACGGCCAGGATACCGCTGGGCAAACTGGGCGAGCCGAAAGACTTAGCAGAAGCCGCGCTGTTTTTAGCGACGGCGAAGTATGTGACTGGGCAGGTGTTGGCGGTGGATGGAGGGAGGACGGTTTGGCAGTAG